The window AGAGAACTAGGCCCTGCTTGGCCCCAGTCCTGATTTCCCAAGACCTAGTGATGTTTTCTGTCCTCTGATCCTTTCTTTCCCTGGGGGACTGAGGAAATGCTTGTTTTCTTTGACTCCCCCTAAACTATCAGCTCTATGTCTGAGAGCTCAATTGAGCTTCCTTCATGTCTTGTATGTTTCTTGTATACCCCAATAggctcttaataaatatttttaacttgacaaatgaatgaattaataaatgaattcatcttACCATGAAGGTTCCCAAAACCATATTTGTAGTTCTCCCAAGTTTCATTGAAATTTTGTGATCCATCTATTCGATGTTGAATTAATGTCCATGAACTACCTGAATATGATAGACAAAATTGTGTAGTTTTAGTAGATGTTGGCAAATGTAAAAagcactgtttgttttttttttggtttgtttttaatcagTGGCTTTACAAATAATACTTCATTCAAGTTGTTATGGTTATGGTGacaacattttattatttattatggtCCCCAAAAGTTAAGGAAAATGCAGTCATTGAATTTTATTGTCAATAGTAAACTTATTGACAGTAGTTACTTCAGATTATTTTAtaggaaagaaatgggaaatgaatgtattataaatacagaaataagaCTTGACAAATATAAGTACTATATTACAGTattcatgttatatatatttcactttaCAGTTATTCAGAACAAAGATACAGAATTAGTCTTGCTAATAGGTAGTGAGTAACTTGAACTAATTGCTATCCATTTTTTCCCTAGGCTATTTTACCTGCTTTAACATCACAGTAGACATTAAAAACTTGAGAGTTGTTGGGTCTAATGGCATACATGCCACTTCTCTGTTCACCTCTGTTATAAATGGTGGTACAATCAACAGGAATGCCTATAATTAACAAAATGTTATTACATAAGATATAGTAATAAGAATGATATCTTTTGGGTTTGAGATTTTGCttgacattttatagaattgtGACTATAGTTTTTTTCAGTAATGGTTGTACTAAAGTGTTTTTATCGGGTGACATGTtctgcaaaaacaattttttttaagaagagtGACTCAATAAGACttctaaacactttttttttgctggatataagaaaaatataaagtaacaAAAGTAACACATAAGAGATATACAGTGCTTGGTAATCAGCGAGTAGTcaataaatatatgagaaaacTAACAAAACCTTTTCTGTTTATGAATCACgtaagaaataaaatgtgttttgagagtATACTATTTCGTTGAGGTTTGGTCGGAAGTGGagaatttttcctttccaactttttcttttactaatgaaaaatttcaaaaaaacagaagagtagaaatgttaaagaaaacaCTAGGTTCTTTATACTTATATTCAGCAATTGGTAACGTTTTGTCATATTTGctttataaacacacacatgtacCCACACACACATTTTGCTGTGCTGTTTAAAAGTAATTTGCAAACATCATGACTTTTACCCCTTAAATGTTTCAACATATATCTGTTCAACGTAAGGTTATTCACCTACATAACTACAGTGCCATTATTACatctaagaaaattaatttgataCTATCTGTTACCAAGTTCTGACAgtcttaaaaatatcttttttttttttttaataaaaaccagGATCAAATTTAGGCTGAAGCATTGTATTTGGTGGTTATGTCTTTACTCACTGTTAGTCTAACACAGGCCTGACAATAGGGATATTTTAATGGGAATTTCAAAAACAGAGGTGAATTTAACAAAACTTAATAGTTTCAAGAAGGAGTTCCACCAAATTATCTTACCATCATGTTctactttttttgtttcattcaacCGAAGTAAAGGAGTAGTTCTTGGTGCTCTTGGTttggaataaagaaaattttctgtGGGTTCTTGAATACCAGTCCTTCTCAGCtgataaaagaatagaaatatttttcaaaaaatggacTGAATGTACAATTAGGGGAAACCTAAGTAAATATCAAAAGAACAGTTTATGTGTATCTTGTCTTTTAGTTCACAGTGTTATTATCTTTCACTTCACAATCTGTTATTGTTTTTCAAGTTAAGAGGGATAGTGTTATCCtttattatacagatatctcaAACTGTTTAATCAGACATGTTATTTaatgagttaaaaagaaaaaagatagagaaaGCAAGGCAAAAAACATAGATTGGCCAAAAGAACAGAGGCTTTGCTTTGCTTAGACTATCTCAATCTTCTGTTTATATGAATAGAATATACTTAATATTCTATACAATAAAAGGCAGATATTAAATTTAATGATTATCAGTTGTATGTCGTACTGATTTTCAGATCTGCCATCGAGACATAGCACATAAATTAAATAAGGCtgctttcttgataatttttgaCCCATCATACCTGCAGAGGTATGAtaggcaattttattttcttgctttcaatatagccaatatttttttttggtttagcaatagcagtttatttttattaaagcttCATTTAATCATTGTAAAAGATATAGTTAAAAAGAAGTTtagaaaaataacgtatataatAAGGAAATTATGGGAATCAAAAGTAGGTggcaaaaaaatgttcttttaggGAAATTGGTATAACCTATTAAAATTATGATTCATAAAATTACAGAAACAATGATGTTGATTTAGTGGAAATGCATAATAACATTTGTTTTATAGTTCTTGAGAACAAATGTTTACCAACTTTTATgtgagtttgtattatttttgaaacctTTTAATGGCTGTTTAAGGATGCcattaagtaattttaaaatatcttactaGAAATGAATGCTTAGATTATGACATAGCTTTACACTACTCTCTCCCTTAATTACCAGTTTACCTTTTAGATTAATTGCATTGCTAGGTGTTGAACTTTAATTATTGAGTGCATAGTTTCTTATAATATTAGTTATAGCAAAGGTTCATTGATGTATGTGTGCTGAATATAAGATTACCTTTATtaattcagcaagtatttattgagcaccttttatGTGTCAGGCAGTGTTCTATGTTCTGGGGCTATGGCAGTAAATGTGATGGAAAAAATCTCTGCATTCATGGAGTTTGCATTCTAGTGCAGAAACAAAGTAAGCTATGTATTATGTTAAATAGGAGTAagcattaaggaaaaaaacagaaacagtgaGAGAGGGAAAACATGGCAACATGTTAGATGCGTTTGAGTAACCGTGAGGAAATGAAGAGTCAGGTTGCTTTAGGTTTTATGGGCCCTTAAGAGTGAGATGAGATGCCAGTGTGGGGTTTTGAGAAAGAGAAACATgatctaatttaaattttaatagactaTTCTGACTGCTGTATTGAGGATGTACTTTATatcaattaattcattttttcctcACAATTCTATAAGATATGTTCTGTTATTATCTTCATAGACTGTGTGAGGAAAATGAAAGACAGGGAGTTTAATAATTTAGTCAAGGATACACAGTAAATTTTAGAGCCAGATTCAAATCTGGATAGTTTATTAGCTTCAGAGCCTACTATCTTACAATTATGCTGATGTTATCATTTTACTCACTATCCTATTAAAGctaaatttatataaaagatTGGACATCCTGTAAAAATATTGACTtaccttattttctatttctttgatttgATTATGCTGTTGGTTTAATTGTCTGTATTGTTCTTCCATGGTCTGGAGGAGGTCTTTGATGTTATTGTCTTGCTGTTCTACAAAAGTCTGGGCATGGATTATAGGTCAGTTAAAAGTTTCTTCCCTTTACCACtttgctccttcctttccttcacttttgtaaaattagaatttttatttccaattatACTCATTACAGTCTAGTTTTTAATCTTGGTGgattagaaaaatgaatattgGCAGTCATTTTCCTTTGTGTACTTCTTTCAAATAGTACATACTTTTGTTCTTatgttttatttgaatttttgaaatttaaatgattttacataatgaaaaaaatatggtaTTTTAATAGGAATAAATCTTTActgtttattacttttatttgatTTCAACATGAGCAtggctttacatttaaattcctttaactttttacttTATCTGCAGTAATTGGTAATATTGCAATAATTtatcttcttaaattttattatttaactgATTTGTAATTTTCATACAAAATGTGaaggttttttcatatataagtTAGTGTTAACATAAAAACCAACTTGCAATAGCaagtgggaaattttattttctggtagCTATTTTCTTTGATAGTATCTTTGCAACACAGTATTTCAAATAGCATATCTTAGAAACATCATTTAAAAGATGCAATTTGAAAACAACACCATGAACCCTCCTTAGTTTCTACTTACTTTAAGTGACGTTACCTCTGAGTAGTCCTGAATTTCAGGTTGATTTtgaattaaattagttaattGTTCCTCCAAATATCTCACTTTTTGTTGAAGTAGAAATTTTTCTTCCTGGAGGCTTTCAAGTTTTGAGTTGAGTTCAAGTGACATATTCTTCACTTCTTCATTTTTGATTTGTAGTTTGGATGTAGTTTTTCTaagttccttttcttctttttttatctcaTTGGTTTGCAGTGATAGGTCATAAAAAGACTTATCAAATATGTTCAatttttgaaatatgtcattAATTTGGCCCTTAGTCTTATGGACAAAGTCTTTAAGACCATGCCCCAACTGGAGGAGGCCATTGGCTAAAATTTTTACATCGTCTAACATAGCAAATCTTGATTTTGTTTCAGGAGATACAGAATCAAATGATGAATAGTCTTGGCCAATTCTGGAGGAAAGAACTAGAggagcaataaaaagaaatagatgaatcaTGTGCATTTTTAtcctaattatttaattttcaagcaGTTTGGAAGTAACTTTTTCCTGTAAGCAGACCTCGATTTCTAAACTCTATATATACTGCTATTTACCACATAAAAAGTAAGGTGGGCAAGTGAATCTAGTTAATAATTAAACCGTGTAAACTTGTACAAGTGTAACCTTTTTCCACATTGTGTTAGAtcattgctaaatgaaattaaagaaactaGCAACTAAATAGGTTAGTTGagttattgcatttaattttactACATTACAAACTGTACTTTCATTGTTATGGGACctacctatttttatttttcatggctttaaaagaGATTTGTGAAGTCAAATCAAAGTCTTTTGAGTTGTAAATTAATCACTAAAGTTgagataaaattaattaattaagtatGCCTTTCCCAAATTGTATTTCTAGTTCTTGTGGAAATAGTGACCCATCTGAcaatatgccttttctgcattccaGCAGGTGGTATTAATAGCTCTCAAAGTTGCATTCTGATAGTACTCTGTATAAGTTAATATATAACTATTTGTTTGTTACTGTAATTCATCAGTATGTCTGTTTACCTCAAATTATAACACTTATCTATATGTACATAATCCTGTACATAATAAGTGCATTAAAAGGCATTTCACTCCTTTTTCCACTGTATTTTAGTTCTCTATTTATGTTCCAGCTTCTTTTCCATATATGTACTGATAGACCagtgatatgtggttttcaaatatcaAACCAGAATTAAATCTTCAATACTTTCAATGTCAGGAACTGGTATATCTGTCATAAGTTATTTTGAAGTTTGTAAGCTTGGTAACAATTTTGATGATATAAATTTAGCCTGAAAACCAAAACATCAATAgtatatctaaaaataaatgttcCACTCTGCTTTCAACCtttgttaaaagaagaaatactcaaTGCTTTGACTAAGTAACAAATGATTATCTAAGAACTTTTTGAGAAAATAACAACTCCTTTAAAAATGTCCGATCTTGACAAGTTAATATAGTGAAGTTGTTAAAAATGTGGGTTCTGAATTCAGATTGCTTCCTGAGTTCAAAAGTCAAATGTCACTGTCCAGCcttgaacaagttatttaacctccccatgccttagtttcttcatctgtaaaattgaagTAAAAAAAGTGCCTACTTCAtgaaactttgagaattaaaagaaatgcactaagtgtaaaacacttaaaacagtATCTGATGAATaggaaattcttaaaatattagtTGTTATATCacctgaaattaatttttaagctGCGTATAATGTGTGTATAATCAACTCTTACCTAATagatatatttcagaaaaaatacCTTTTAATAAAGGGAAACGTTTTGATGTAAATTAATTTCAGTTCAAATTGTAAATTATCAAGCAAGATTTTACAAAATGAACCATTTCTAATATTCTGTTGTTGGAAATGCCACTTCCTGGTATAAAATAAAGGGCTCTCTCTTTTAATGATTTAGGATTAAGGGCTTTTTAGTATAATAGCTGCAGTAGAAGTAATATTATATAATGGTTAAGAGCATGATCCTGGAGTGAGACTGCCTGAATTGGATTCCTGGCTCTGCTTTTCTTCAGCTCTGTTGACCCTTGATCAGATTACTCAGCGTCTCTGCATATCTGTTTTCTTACCTGTCAAGTGAAGATAATATCTACTTTATAGGGTTGTGTAAGGATTaaatattaatcttttcaaatcaTTTAGAATGTTATCTGGATTATAGTTAAGGATTAGACCAACATTGTATATTAGATATTTTCGTAATTAGAAACTATCAATGCATTTACTtccaaattattatattttatgggTGCAGCTTATC of the Tamandua tetradactyla isolate mTamTet1 chromosome 2, mTamTet1.pri, whole genome shotgun sequence genome contains:
- the ANGPTL3 gene encoding angiopoietin-related protein 3, whose translation is MHMIHLFLFIAPLVLSSRIGQDYSSFDSVSPETKSRFAMLDDVKILANGLLQLGHGLKDFVHKTKGQINDIFQKLNIFDKSFYDLSLQTNEIKKEEKELRKTTSKLQIKNEEVKNMSLELNSKLESLQEEKFLLQQKVRYLEEQLTNLIQNQPEIQDYSEVTSLKTFVEQQDNNIKDLLQTMEEQYRQLNQQHNQIKEIENKLRRTGIQEPTENFLYSKPRAPRTTPLLRLNETKKVEHDGIPVDCTTIYNRGEQRSGMYAIRPNNSQVFNVYCDVKAGSSWTLIQHRIDGSQNFNETWENYKYGFGNLHGEFWLGLEKIYSIVKQSNYILRIELEDWKDNKHYIEYSFHLGNHQTDYTLHLVEITGNVPSAFPEHKELAFSTWDHKAKRHLNCPENYSGGWWWHDVCEENHLNGKYNKPRSKTKPERRRGICWKSQNGKIYSIKSTKMLIHPTDLESVK